The following are encoded together in the Lathyrus oleraceus cultivar Zhongwan6 chromosome 3, CAAS_Psat_ZW6_1.0, whole genome shotgun sequence genome:
- the LOC127132563 gene encoding stemmadenine O-acetyltransferase produces MEIELVSREIIKPSSPTPSHLRIYPLSFIDNMFVCNVPLLFFYNPNESSDQDSKISQLKKSLSHLLSKYYIFSGRLKDKITIECNDQGVPFLVTKIKSKLSHLLEHPEENFLNHLFADGLQWKDGDPSSAFIAIQINCFECGGIAISICMNHKCGDASTFITFMREWAIINKKLEEEKGEESVILPFPLHEGGSSIFPQKNLPILPESVHNRQKNVACKRFVFQPSIIKFLKELATSSSVLFPSRVLVVKAWIYKHAVSSIGLDFKTLPFLMAVDLRKRMVPPLSENCVGNIIWFSSMFADKEEMELKDLVCKIKQGLSEFCDTYPKLFGGNNFSLLSEFMNKAIDLKSKTRDVIGFSSWCNFPIYEVDFGWGKPTWVTTCGSPWKNFIILMDRKDGKGIDAIVSLEENHMTKFEHEYLELL; encoded by the coding sequence ATGGAAATTGAATTAGTTTCTAGAGAAATTATCAAACCTTCATCCCCAACTCCTTCCCACCTTAGAATATATCCACTTTCTTTCATAGACAACATGTTTGTGTGTAATGTTCCACTACTCTTCTTTTACAACCCAAATGAGAGTAGTGACCAAGATTCAAAAATATCACAACTCAAAAAATCATTATCTCATCTTCTATCCAAATACTATATTTTTTCTGGCAGGCTAAAAGATAAAATTACTATTGAATGTAACGATCAAGGTGTTCCATTTCTTGTGACAAAGATAAAAAGCAAACTATCACATCTCCTTGAACACCCAGAAGAAAACTTTTTGAACCATTTGTTCGCTGATGGATTGCAATGGAAAGACGGAGATCCGAGTTCAGCTTTCATAGCCATTCAAATCAATTGTTTTGAATGTGGAGGAATCGCTATAAGTATCTGCATGAATCACAAATGTGGGGATGCTTCCACATTTATCACTTTCATGAGGGAATGGGCcattataaataaaaaattagaagaagaaaaaggagaagaGTCGGTAATATTACCCTTTCCTTTACATGAGGGAGGATCTTCAATTTTTCCACAAAAAAACTTACCTATTTTACCAGAATCTGTACACAATAGACAGAAGAATGTGGCGTGTAAAAGGTTTGTATTTCAACCATCTATAATTAAGTTTCTTAAGGAATTGGCAACTTCTAGTTCTGTACTTTTTCCCTCACGGGTGCTAGTTGTAAAAGCTTGGATTTATAAGCATGCAGTTTCATCAATCGGATTAGATTTCAAGACATTACCGTTTCTCATGGCTGTAGACCTTCGCAAAAGAATGGTTCCTCCTTTATCTGAAAATTGTGTGGGAAATATAATTTGGTTTTCATCTATGTTTGCTGATAAGGAGGAAATGGAGTTGAAAGATTTGGTATGCAAAATAAAACAAGGATTGTCAGAATTTTGTGACACTTATCCAAAATTATTTGGAGGGAATAATTTTTCGTTGTTATCTGAGTTTATGAATAAAGCTATTGATCTTAAATCTAAGACAAGAGATGTGATTGGTTTTAGTAGTTGGTGTAATTTTCCAATATATGAAGTGGATTTTGGATGGGGAAAACCAACATGGGTTACTACTTGTGGTAGTCCTTGGAAGAATTTCATAATTCTGATGGATAGAAAAGATGGGAAGGGGATTGATGCGATTGTGAGCTTGGAAGAGAATCACATGACTAAATTTGAGCATGAATATTTGGAGCTTCTTTGA